A genomic window from Synechococcus sp. CBW1107 includes:
- a CDS encoding 3'(2'),5'-bisphosphate nucleotidase CysQ — translation MIAAPCLPAGLDPEELLALLRRLSWESAAILRAYARGEQPPFGYGLALSVDEGGEGPVTAADLAVNQHLLEGLAQAFPEAPWTLLSEETAKEQLSAGVPLEADWLWILDPLDGTKDFLQGTGEYAVHLALVHQGEPVLGVVLLPEKEELWFGLVGAVSEELIGGAWRENPAGERFAPQLSERSVPEDLVLVASRNHRDQRLEQLVQALGLGSSLAVGSVGCKVATILRGETDLYLSLSGRSAPKDWDMAAPEAVLRAAGGAFSHADGRPLQYNRGDGLQAGCLIASHGLAHAELCERAAAAMARIDPGFVV, via the coding sequence ATGATCGCTGCCCCCTGCCTGCCCGCCGGTCTCGATCCCGAAGAGCTGCTGGCGCTGCTGCGGCGCCTCAGCTGGGAGTCGGCCGCGATTCTCAGGGCCTACGCCCGCGGCGAGCAGCCCCCCTTCGGCTATGGCCTGGCCCTGAGCGTGGATGAAGGCGGCGAAGGGCCGGTGACGGCGGCTGATCTGGCGGTGAACCAGCACCTGCTCGAGGGTCTTGCCCAGGCCTTCCCCGAGGCCCCCTGGACCCTGCTGAGCGAGGAGACCGCCAAGGAGCAGCTCAGCGCCGGCGTGCCCCTGGAGGCCGACTGGCTCTGGATCCTCGATCCCCTCGATGGCACCAAGGATTTCCTCCAGGGCACCGGTGAGTACGCGGTGCATCTGGCCCTGGTGCATCAGGGCGAGCCGGTGCTCGGCGTGGTGCTGCTGCCCGAGAAGGAGGAACTCTGGTTCGGTCTGGTGGGCGCGGTGTCCGAGGAGCTGATCGGTGGCGCCTGGCGGGAGAATCCGGCCGGCGAGCGCTTCGCGCCCCAGTTGAGCGAGCGCAGCGTCCCTGAGGATCTGGTGCTGGTGGCCAGCCGCAACCACCGCGATCAGCGGCTGGAGCAGCTGGTGCAGGCGCTGGGGCTGGGCTCCTCCCTGGCGGTGGGCAGCGTGGGGTGCAAGGTGGCCACGATCCTGCGCGGCGAAACCGACCTCTACCTCTCGCTCTCAGGGCGCAGCGCCCCCAAGGACTGGGACATGGCGGCGCCGGAAGCGGTGCTGCGGGCGGCGGGCGGGGCCTTCAGCCACGCTGATGGCCGGCCGCTTCAGTACAACAGGGGTGACGGACTGCAGGCGGGATGCCTGATCGCCAGCCACGGTCTGGCCCATGCGGAGCTGTGTGAGCGGGCCGCCGCCGCCATGGCGCGGATCGATCCGGGCTTTGTGGTCTGA
- a CDS encoding polyribonucleotide nucleotidyltransferase: MPGQIQTVSFDGREIRLTTGLYAPQAGGSVLIECGDTAVLVTATRAKGREGIDFLPLTCDYEERLYAAGRIPGSFFRREGRPPERAILTTRLIDRPLRPLFPSWLRDDLQVVATTLSLDERVPPDVLAVTGASIATLLAKIPFNGPMAAVRVGLLGDDFVLNPSYREIERSELDLVVAGTPSGVVMVEAGANQLPEQDVIEAIDFGYEAVGELIKAQQKLLADLGIEQVFPEAPVQDPALPTFLEQECGAGIGEVLKQFSLTKAERDAQLDTIKAGVAEKIAALSDDDPIRVAAAGKALGNTYKGITKKLMRAQILNEGKRVDGRALDEVRPITAAVGVLPKRVHGSGLFQRGLTQVLSTATLGTPSDAQEMDDLNPIGEKTYLHHYNFPPYSVGETRPMRSPGRREVGHGALAERAIVPVLPPKESFPYVLRVVSECLSSNGSTSMGSVCGSTLALMDAGVPLKAPVSGAAMGLIKEGDEVRILTDIQGIEDFLGDMDFKVAGTEKGITALQMDMKISGLAVSTIAEAVNQARPARLHILEKMLEAIGKPREVLSPHAPRLLSFRIDPELIGTVIGPGGRTIKGITERTNTKIDIEDGGIVTIASHDGAAAEEAQRIIEGLTRRVSEGELFNGSVTRIIPIGAFVEILPGKEGMIHISQLSEARVEKVEDVIKVGDAVTVRVREIDNRGRINLTLRGVAQEAVPAA; encoded by the coding sequence GTGCCAGGACAGATTCAGACGGTCTCCTTCGATGGTCGGGAGATCCGGCTGACCACGGGCTTGTATGCCCCCCAGGCCGGGGGTTCGGTCCTGATTGAATGCGGAGACACGGCCGTGCTGGTCACGGCCACCCGCGCCAAGGGCCGCGAAGGGATCGACTTTCTCCCGCTCACCTGTGATTACGAGGAGCGCCTCTACGCCGCGGGCCGCATCCCCGGCAGCTTCTTCCGCCGTGAAGGCCGCCCCCCCGAGCGCGCCATCCTCACCACCCGCCTGATCGACAGGCCCCTTCGGCCCCTCTTCCCCTCCTGGCTGCGCGACGACCTGCAGGTGGTCGCCACCACCCTCTCGCTCGATGAGCGGGTACCGCCCGATGTGCTGGCGGTCACCGGCGCCTCGATCGCCACCCTGCTGGCGAAGATCCCCTTCAACGGCCCGATGGCCGCCGTGCGCGTCGGCCTGCTCGGCGACGACTTCGTGCTCAACCCCAGCTACCGCGAGATCGAGCGCAGCGAGCTCGATCTGGTGGTGGCCGGCACCCCCTCCGGTGTGGTGATGGTGGAAGCGGGCGCCAACCAGCTGCCCGAACAGGACGTGATCGAGGCGATCGACTTCGGTTACGAAGCCGTGGGCGAACTGATCAAGGCCCAGCAGAAGCTGCTCGCCGATCTCGGCATTGAGCAGGTCTTCCCCGAAGCCCCGGTTCAGGACCCCGCCCTGCCCACCTTCCTGGAGCAGGAATGCGGAGCGGGCATCGGTGAGGTGCTCAAGCAGTTCAGCCTCACCAAGGCCGAACGCGATGCCCAGCTCGACACCATCAAGGCCGGGGTGGCCGAGAAGATCGCCGCCCTCTCCGACGACGACCCGATCCGTGTGGCCGCCGCCGGCAAGGCCCTGGGCAACACCTACAAGGGCATCACCAAGAAGCTGATGCGCGCCCAGATCCTCAACGAGGGCAAGCGGGTCGATGGCCGCGCGCTCGATGAGGTGCGCCCGATCACCGCCGCCGTGGGCGTGCTGCCCAAGCGGGTCCATGGTTCGGGCCTGTTCCAGCGTGGGCTCACCCAGGTGCTCTCCACCGCCACCCTCGGCACCCCCAGCGATGCCCAGGAGATGGACGATCTCAACCCGATCGGTGAGAAGACCTACCTCCACCACTACAACTTCCCCCCCTATTCCGTCGGTGAGACCCGGCCGATGCGCTCCCCCGGCCGCCGCGAGGTCGGCCACGGAGCCCTGGCCGAGCGAGCGATCGTGCCCGTGCTGCCCCCCAAGGAGAGCTTCCCCTACGTGCTGCGCGTGGTCTCGGAGTGCCTCAGCTCCAACGGCTCCACCTCGATGGGCTCGGTCTGCGGCAGCACCCTGGCCCTGATGGATGCCGGTGTGCCCCTCAAGGCTCCGGTCAGCGGCGCCGCCATGGGCCTGATCAAGGAGGGCGATGAGGTGCGCATCCTCACCGACATCCAGGGCATCGAGGATTTCCTCGGCGACATGGACTTCAAGGTGGCCGGCACCGAGAAGGGCATCACCGCCCTGCAGATGGACATGAAGATCAGCGGTCTGGCGGTGAGCACCATCGCCGAGGCCGTCAACCAGGCCCGCCCGGCCCGGCTGCACATCCTCGAGAAGATGCTCGAGGCGATCGGCAAGCCCCGTGAGGTGCTCTCCCCCCATGCCCCGCGCCTGCTCAGCTTCCGCATCGACCCGGAACTGATCGGCACCGTGATCGGCCCCGGCGGCCGCACGATCAAGGGCATCACCGAGCGCACCAACACCAAGATCGACATCGAGGACGGCGGCATCGTCACGATCGCCAGCCACGACGGCGCCGCCGCCGAGGAAGCCCAGCGGATCATCGAGGGGCTCACCCGCCGCGTCAGCGAGGGCGAGCTGTTCAACGGCTCCGTCACGCGGATCATCCCGATCGGCGCCTTCGTCGAGATCCTCCCCGGCAAGGAGGGCATGATCCACATCTCCCAGCTCTCGGAAGCGCGGGTGGAGAAGGTGGAGGATGTGATCAAGGTGGGCGATGCCGTCACCGTGCGGGTGCGCGAGATCGACAACCGCGGCCGCATCAACCTCACCCTGCGGGGCGTGGCCCAGGAAGCGGTGCCGGCGGCCTGA
- the rpsN gene encoding 30S ribosomal protein S14, which produces MAKKSMIARDVKRKKIVERFALKRAALKASFEAAADPMERLEIHRRIQNLPRNSAPTRVRNRCWATGKPRGFYRDFGLCRNQLRERAHKGLLPGVVKSSW; this is translated from the coding sequence ATGGCGAAGAAGTCGATGATCGCGCGCGACGTGAAGCGCAAGAAGATAGTTGAACGCTTCGCCCTCAAGCGTGCTGCCCTCAAGGCGTCCTTCGAAGCCGCCGCGGATCCCATGGAGCGCCTGGAGATCCACCGCAGGATCCAGAACCTGCCCCGCAACAGCGCCCCCACCCGGGTGCGCAACCGCTGCTGGGCCACCGGCAAGCCCCGCGGCTTCTATCGCGATTTCGGTCTCTGCCGCAACCAGCTGCGCGAGCGCGCCCACAAGGGTCTGCTGCCCGGCGTGGTCAAGTCGAGCTGGTAA
- the nth gene encoding endonuclease III gives MPRFATARQRAPLILERLALHYPHATCSLDWTTPWELLVATMLSAQCTDERVNRVTPALFERFPDARAAAAVSSSEVEPYVQSTGFFRNKAKNIVAASRLLIERHGGEVPASMEELLELPGVARKTANVVLAHAFGINAGVTVDTHVRRLSNRLGLTRQSEPRRIEPDLMKLLPQPEWENFSIRLIFHGRAVCNARKPLCPGCPLADLCPSHPDHGPSGRRDGRQATR, from the coding sequence GTGCCCCGCTTCGCCACGGCCCGTCAGCGTGCGCCGCTGATCCTGGAGCGCCTGGCTCTCCACTACCCCCACGCCACCTGCTCCCTCGACTGGACCACCCCCTGGGAGCTGCTGGTGGCCACCATGCTCTCGGCCCAGTGCACCGACGAGCGGGTCAATCGCGTCACCCCGGCCCTGTTCGAGCGCTTCCCCGATGCGCGTGCCGCCGCCGCGGTGAGCTCCAGCGAGGTGGAGCCCTATGTGCAGTCCACCGGTTTCTTCCGCAACAAGGCGAAGAACATCGTGGCCGCGTCACGCCTGCTGATCGAGCGCCATGGCGGTGAGGTGCCGGCCTCGATGGAGGAGCTGCTGGAGCTGCCGGGCGTGGCGCGCAAGACGGCCAACGTCGTGCTGGCCCATGCCTTCGGCATCAACGCCGGTGTCACGGTCGACACCCACGTGCGGCGGCTGAGCAACCGGCTCGGGCTCACCCGCCAGAGCGAACCGCGCCGGATCGAGCCCGATCTGATGAAGCTCCTGCCCCAACCGGAATGGGAGAACTTCTCGATCCGGCTGATCTTCCATGGCCGCGCTGTCTGCAACGCCCGCAAGCCCCTCTGCCCGGGCTGCCCCCTCGCCGATCTCTGCCCCAGCCATCCCGACCACGGCCCCAGTGGCCGCCGGGACGGGCGGCAGGCCACGCGCTAG
- the rseP gene encoding RIP metalloprotease RseP — translation MGVVAALAILAALIVVHEAGHFFAATWQGIRVSGFSIGFGPALLQRQRRGVQFALRAIPLGGYVAFPDDDEDSDIPSDDPDLLRNRPLHQRALVIAAGVIANLLLAWAVLFGQGLMVGVPAGFSATPGVLVAAVQPGQAAAASGLMAGDRILSLGGVPVGGGSQAVVDLVADIQGAPERTLQIQAERAGATLSLRLTPADQSGIGRIGAQLQPNGSEVFRPARGPLELLNQTNRVFVQLIRRTVDGFVALVTHFGETAPQVSGPVKIVEMGASLARQGGGSLFVFAALISINLAVLNALPLPLLDGGQFALLLLEGLRGRPLPDRLQMAFMQSGFLLLVGLSVVLIVKDTSQLSAVQQLLGR, via the coding sequence ATGGGCGTTGTTGCGGCACTGGCGATCCTGGCGGCCCTGATCGTGGTGCACGAAGCCGGCCATTTCTTCGCCGCCACCTGGCAGGGCATCCGCGTCAGCGGCTTCTCGATCGGTTTCGGTCCGGCCCTGCTGCAACGCCAGCGCCGCGGCGTGCAGTTCGCCCTGCGGGCGATCCCCCTCGGCGGCTACGTGGCCTTCCCCGACGACGACGAGGACAGCGACATCCCCAGCGATGATCCCGACCTCCTGCGCAACCGTCCCCTGCACCAGCGGGCCTTGGTGATCGCCGCCGGCGTCATCGCCAACCTGCTGCTGGCCTGGGCCGTGCTCTTCGGGCAGGGGCTGATGGTGGGCGTGCCCGCCGGCTTCAGCGCCACGCCGGGCGTGCTGGTGGCGGCGGTGCAGCCGGGCCAGGCCGCCGCCGCCTCCGGCCTGATGGCCGGCGACCGCATCCTCAGCCTCGGCGGCGTGCCCGTGGGTGGTGGCTCCCAGGCCGTGGTCGATCTGGTGGCCGACATCCAGGGCGCCCCCGAACGCACCCTGCAGATCCAGGCCGAGCGCGCCGGCGCAACCCTCAGCCTGCGGCTCACCCCCGCCGATCAGAGCGGCATCGGCCGCATCGGCGCTCAGCTGCAGCCCAACGGCAGTGAGGTGTTCCGCCCCGCCAGGGGCCCCCTGGAGCTGCTCAACCAGACCAACCGTGTCTTCGTGCAGCTGATCCGCCGCACCGTCGACGGCTTCGTGGCCCTGGTCACCCACTTCGGTGAAACCGCTCCCCAGGTGTCGGGGCCGGTGAAGATCGTTGAGATGGGCGCCAGCCTGGCCCGCCAGGGCGGCGGCAGCCTGTTCGTGTTCGCCGCGCTGATCTCGATCAACCTGGCTGTACTCAACGCCCTGCCCCTGCCCCTGCTCGATGGCGGCCAGTTCGCCCTGCTGCTGCTCGAGGGCCTGCGCGGCCGGCCCCTGCCCGACCGCCTGCAGATGGCGTTCATGCAGTCGGGCTTCCTGCTGCTGGTCGGGCTCAGCGTGGTGCTGATCGTCAAGGACACCAGCCAGCTCTCGGCAGTGCAGCAGCTGCTCGGCCGCTGA
- a CDS encoding ABC transporter substrate-binding protein translates to MVVAVASAGVLRWQWGEGALNLPIGPSPADRYFALAERDGLPGAHGLRLRLDPQPGHQEVVDAYLRGQHWLVPISTADAVTICSRQPRRCPTLILVLSESAGADQIVARPWILSLDDLRGRRVAVGRSAVGRDLLMRALEQGGIDPAQVRLVTMPMASMPGSLRRGEVEAAVLAPPYSNAVKRLGLARTLEDSRSRPGEVLKVLAVDPARLKEARPELVRLLRVWQAAHGAAAAQPREASTWMGQAIGLNATGFQRAEASLVYHPLAHQLPMLEAEGLLAWNLQLVESLHRARGWVAAGLPKPAVDASLVREALQTPQAQPSLTSSVAPK, encoded by the coding sequence GTGGTTGTGGCCGTGGCCTCGGCCGGGGTGCTCAGGTGGCAATGGGGGGAAGGCGCCCTGAACCTGCCCATCGGCCCCTCCCCAGCCGATCGCTACTTCGCCCTGGCCGAGCGCGACGGACTTCCCGGGGCCCACGGCCTGCGGCTGCGGCTTGATCCGCAGCCCGGCCATCAGGAGGTGGTGGACGCCTACCTGCGGGGGCAGCACTGGCTGGTGCCGATCAGCACCGCCGATGCCGTGACCATCTGCTCCCGGCAGCCCAGGCGCTGTCCCACGTTGATCCTGGTGCTGAGCGAATCGGCCGGGGCCGATCAGATCGTGGCGCGGCCGTGGATCCTCAGCCTCGACGACCTGCGGGGCCGCCGAGTGGCTGTGGGCCGCTCGGCCGTGGGGCGTGATCTGCTGATGCGTGCCCTCGAGCAGGGGGGCATCGATCCTGCCCAGGTGCGCCTGGTGACGATGCCGATGGCCTCGATGCCGGGCAGTCTGCGCCGGGGTGAGGTGGAGGCCGCCGTGCTCGCCCCTCCGTACAGCAACGCGGTGAAGAGGCTGGGCCTGGCCCGCACGCTGGAGGACAGCCGCAGCAGGCCTGGTGAGGTGTTGAAGGTGCTGGCCGTGGATCCTGCCCGCCTGAAGGAGGCCCGACCGGAGCTGGTGCGTCTGCTGCGGGTGTGGCAGGCGGCCCATGGTGCGGCCGCGGCCCAGCCGCGGGAGGCCAGCACCTGGATGGGGCAGGCGATCGGCCTCAACGCCACGGGCTTCCAGCGTGCCGAAGCCAGCCTGGTGTACCACCCGCTGGCGCACCAGCTGCCGATGCTGGAGGCCGAGGGCCTGCTGGCCTGGAACCTCCAGCTGGTTGAGTCGCTGCATCGCGCCCGGGGGTGGGTGGCCGCAGGCCTGCCGAAGCCGGCGGTGGATGCCTCGCTGGTCCGGGAGGCGCTGCAGACGCCGCAGGCTCAGCCCTCGCTCACCAGTTCCGTGGCACCGAAGTAG
- the serS gene encoding serine--tRNA ligase, giving the protein MLDQRLLRDNPELIVEQLGRRGMALDLTALQLVARQERDLEQQRSDLQAEGNRIGRQVGELIRSGEAPHSPEVQALRDRGNTIKQQVAVLEEEEKSLEARLLEQLLAFPNLPSPHCPDGAGEAENVERRRWGTSRQPLAGEPPLEEHWQIAERLGLIDSERSVRIAQSRFVTLLGAGARLERALISFMLDQHASRGYREVLPPILVNSASLTASGQLPKFAEESFRCSDDDLWLTPTAEVPLTSFHRDEILAAEQLPLKYAAYTPCFRREAGSYGRDTRGLIRLHQFNKVELYWFCHPDDSEAAHAQLTADAEAILQALELPYRVLDLCCGDLGFSATRTFDLEVWLPGAGAYREISSCSTCGEFQARRASIRFKDGRKTRLLHTLNGSGLAVGRTMAALLETGQQADGRVRLPQALVPYFGATELVSEG; this is encoded by the coding sequence GTGCTGGATCAGCGCCTGCTGCGCGACAACCCCGAGCTGATCGTCGAGCAGCTCGGGCGTCGGGGCATGGCTCTCGATCTCACCGCCCTGCAGCTGGTCGCCCGCCAGGAGCGCGACCTGGAGCAACAGCGCAGCGACCTGCAGGCCGAAGGCAACCGCATCGGCCGCCAGGTGGGGGAGCTCATCCGCAGCGGTGAAGCGCCCCACAGCCCCGAGGTGCAGGCCCTGCGCGACCGGGGCAACACCATCAAGCAGCAGGTGGCGGTGCTCGAGGAGGAGGAGAAATCCCTCGAAGCCCGTCTGCTGGAGCAACTGCTCGCCTTCCCCAACCTGCCCTCCCCCCACTGCCCCGATGGGGCCGGTGAAGCCGAGAACGTGGAGCGGCGGCGCTGGGGCACATCCCGCCAGCCGCTGGCCGGTGAGCCGCCCCTCGAGGAGCACTGGCAGATCGCCGAACGCCTCGGCCTGATCGACAGCGAGCGCTCGGTGCGCATCGCCCAGAGCCGCTTCGTGACCCTGCTCGGAGCGGGCGCCCGGCTGGAGCGGGCCCTGATCAGCTTCATGCTCGATCAGCACGCCAGCCGCGGCTACCGCGAGGTGCTGCCGCCGATCCTGGTCAACAGCGCCAGCCTCACCGCCTCCGGCCAGCTGCCCAAGTTCGCCGAGGAGAGCTTCCGCTGCTCCGACGACGACCTCTGGCTCACCCCCACCGCCGAGGTGCCGCTCACCTCGTTCCACCGCGACGAGATTCTTGCGGCTGAGCAACTGCCCCTCAAGTACGCCGCCTACACCCCCTGCTTCCGCCGCGAAGCCGGCTCCTACGGCCGCGACACCCGCGGCCTGATCCGCCTGCACCAGTTCAACAAAGTCGAGTTGTACTGGTTCTGCCATCCGGACGACTCGGAGGCGGCCCACGCCCAGCTCACCGCCGACGCCGAGGCGATCCTGCAGGCCCTCGAGCTGCCCTACCGGGTGCTCGATCTCTGTTGCGGTGATCTGGGCTTTTCGGCCACCCGCACCTTCGATCTCGAAGTATGGCTGCCCGGCGCCGGCGCCTACCGCGAGATCTCCAGCTGCAGCACCTGCGGCGAGTTCCAGGCGCGGCGCGCCTCGATCCGCTTCAAGGACGGCAGGAAGACCCGCCTGCTGCACACCCTCAACGGCAGCGGTCTGGCGGTGGGCCGCACCATGGCCGCCCTGCTCGAAACCGGCCAGCAGGCCGACGGCCGCGTGCGCCTCCCCCAGGCCCTGGTGCCCTACTTCGGTGCCACGGAACTGGTGAGCGAGGGCTGA
- a CDS encoding NifU family protein: MSTETASTETTAGSEAAISDPRALTIENVERVLDELRPYLMADGGNVEIVEIDGPTVKVRLQGACGSCPSSTMTLKMGIERKLREAIPEVNEVVQVL; the protein is encoded by the coding sequence ATGAGCACCGAGACCGCCAGCACGGAAACCACCGCCGGCTCCGAGGCCGCCATCAGCGACCCTCGCGCCCTCACGATCGAGAACGTCGAGCGTGTGCTCGATGAGCTCCGTCCTTATCTGATGGCCGACGGCGGCAACGTCGAGATCGTCGAGATCGACGGCCCCACCGTGAAGGTGCGTCTGCAGGGCGCCTGCGGCAGCTGCCCCAGCAGCACCATGACCCTCAAGATGGGCATCGAGCGCAAGCTGCGCGAGGCGATTCCCGAGGTCAACGAAGTGGTGCAGGTCCTCTGA
- the lepA gene encoding translation elongation factor 4, whose amino-acid sequence MTDVPVQRIRNFCIIAHIDHGKSTLADRLLQDTGTVAARDMQAQFLDNMELERERGITIKLQAARMEYTAADGETYILNLIDTPGHVDFSYEVSRSLQACEGALLVVDASQGVEAQTLANVYLALENDLEIIPVLNKIDLPGADPERIKEEIEAIIGLDTSKAIDCSAKTGLGIPEILEAIVERVPAPPDRVNEQLRALIFDSYYDPYRGVIVYFRVISGQVARKDKVLLMASKTTYELDEVGVMAPDQRQVESLHAGEVGYLSASIKAVADARVGDTITLVADPVSEPLPGYTEAKPMVFCGLFPTDADQYPDLREALDKLKLSDAALKYEPETSSAMGFGFRCGFLGLLHMEIVQERLEREYDLDLIVTAPSVIYRVNMIDGSTQMVDNPATLPDPQKRESIEEPYVKLEIYTPNSYNGTLMELCQERRGEFIDMKYITTDRVTLHYEMPLAEVVTDFFDQMKSRTKGYASMEYSLIGYRKNELVRLDVLINSEKADPLTTIVHRDKAYNVGKGLVEKLKELIPRQQFKIPIQASIGSRIIASESISAIRKDVLAKCYGGDISRKKKLLKKQAKGKKRMKAMGKVDVPQEAFMAVLKLNQ is encoded by the coding sequence ATGACCGACGTTCCCGTTCAGCGGATCCGCAACTTCTGCATCATTGCCCACATCGACCACGGTAAATCGACCCTGGCCGACCGGCTGCTGCAGGACACCGGAACGGTGGCGGCGCGCGACATGCAGGCCCAGTTCCTCGACAACATGGAGCTGGAGCGGGAGCGGGGGATCACGATCAAGCTCCAGGCCGCGCGGATGGAGTACACCGCGGCCGATGGCGAGACGTACATCCTCAACCTGATCGACACGCCGGGCCATGTGGACTTCTCCTATGAGGTGAGCCGCAGCCTGCAGGCCTGTGAAGGCGCTCTGCTGGTGGTGGATGCCAGCCAGGGGGTGGAGGCGCAGACGCTGGCGAATGTGTATCTGGCGCTGGAGAATGATCTGGAGATCATTCCGGTGCTCAACAAGATCGATCTGCCCGGCGCCGATCCGGAGCGGATCAAGGAGGAGATCGAGGCGATCATCGGGCTCGACACCTCGAAGGCGATCGATTGCTCCGCCAAGACGGGCCTGGGCATCCCCGAGATCCTCGAAGCGATCGTGGAGCGGGTGCCGGCACCGCCCGACCGCGTGAACGAACAGCTGCGCGCCCTGATCTTCGACTCGTACTACGACCCCTACCGGGGCGTGATCGTGTATTTCCGGGTGATCAGCGGCCAGGTGGCCCGCAAGGACAAGGTGCTGCTGATGGCCAGCAAGACCACCTACGAACTCGATGAAGTGGGGGTGATGGCGCCCGACCAGCGCCAGGTGGAGAGCCTCCATGCCGGCGAGGTGGGCTACCTGTCGGCGTCGATCAAGGCGGTGGCCGACGCGCGGGTGGGCGACACGATCACCCTGGTGGCCGATCCGGTGAGCGAGCCGCTGCCGGGCTACACCGAGGCCAAGCCGATGGTGTTCTGCGGCCTGTTCCCCACCGACGCCGACCAGTACCCCGATCTGCGCGAGGCGCTCGACAAGCTCAAGCTCTCCGATGCGGCGCTGAAGTATGAACCGGAAACCAGCAGCGCCATGGGCTTCGGCTTCCGCTGCGGCTTCCTGGGGCTGCTGCACATGGAGATCGTGCAGGAACGGCTGGAGCGGGAGTACGACCTCGACCTGATCGTGACGGCCCCCTCGGTGATCTACCGGGTGAACATGATCGACGGCAGCACGCAGATGGTGGACAACCCCGCCACCCTGCCGGATCCGCAGAAGCGGGAATCGATCGAAGAGCCCTATGTGAAGCTGGAGATCTATACGCCCAACAGCTACAACGGCACCCTGATGGAGCTGTGCCAGGAGCGGCGGGGTGAGTTCATCGACATGAAGTACATCACCACCGATCGGGTGACGCTGCACTACGAGATGCCGCTGGCGGAAGTGGTGACGGATTTCTTTGATCAGATGAAGAGCCGCACCAAGGGCTATGCCTCGATGGAATACAGCCTGATCGGCTATCGCAAGAACGAACTGGTGCGCCTCGATGTGCTGATCAACAGCGAGAAGGCCGATCCGCTCACCACGATCGTGCACCGCGACAAGGCCTACAACGTGGGCAAGGGCCTGGTGGAGAAGCTCAAGGAACTCATCCCCAGGCAGCAGTTCAAGATCCCGATCCAGGCTTCGATCGGCAGCCGCATCATCGCCAGCGAAAGCATCAGCGCCATCCGCAAGGATGTGCTGGCCAAGTGCTACGGCGGCGACATCTCCCGCAAGAAGAAGCTGCTGAAGAAGCAGGCGAAGGGCAAGAAGCGCATGAAGGCCATGGGCAAGGTGGATGTGCCCCAGGAAGCCTTCATGGCGGTGCTGAAGCTGAATCAGTAG
- a CDS encoding type II toxin-antitoxin system VapB family antitoxin, which yields MRTTLTLDDDLLSEATGLSGIRERSQLIREALKALIERERSRRMVIMGGSETQIGPPPRHRQLY from the coding sequence ATGCGCACCACACTCACCCTCGACGACGATCTGCTCAGTGAAGCCACAGGCCTCAGCGGCATCAGGGAGCGCAGCCAGCTGATCCGCGAGGCCCTCAAGGCCCTGATCGAGCGGGAACGCTCACGCCGCATGGTCATCATGGGCGGCTCGGAGACCCAGATCGGACCACCCCCGCGTCACCGCCAGCTCTACTGA
- a CDS encoding HEPN domain-containing protein: protein MADRSADWLNQALRDLEQAEASMQADRHEWACFAAHQATEKSLKALNMALGQQVWGHTLTRIWAEVPGKDELQPPPPEALEDRLRLLDGFYIPTRYPDSYPDGTPGEHFGRLQSEQGLFHATAIIEWVRAALAQFRERA from the coding sequence ATGGCTGACCGCTCCGCCGACTGGCTGAATCAGGCCCTGCGGGACCTCGAGCAGGCCGAGGCCTCCATGCAAGCCGATCGGCATGAATGGGCCTGCTTTGCCGCCCATCAGGCCACCGAGAAGTCGCTCAAAGCCTTGAATATGGCCCTGGGCCAACAGGTCTGGGGACACACCCTCACTCGGATCTGGGCTGAAGTGCCCGGCAAGGATGAGCTGCAACCACCTCCACCGGAAGCGCTTGAGGACAGGCTTCGCTTGCTGGATGGTTTCTACATCCCCACCCGCTATCCGGACAGCTATCCGGACGGCACCCCGGGTGAACATTTCGGCAGACTGCAGAGCGAGCAGGGCCTGTTCCATGCCACAGCGATCATCGAGTGGGTCCGTGCTGCGCTGGCCCAGTTCCGAGAGCGTGCTTGA
- a CDS encoding nucleotidyltransferase domain-containing protein, with protein MLRWPSSESVLEAAGRWAQRQAAAQPELEGVGVFGSYGRGDAGVGSDLDLLLVLRQCELPIWERLRPWDTADLPLATDLLVYSRKEWESLPQWNPKLAATLERDLRWLIAP; from the coding sequence GTGCTGCGCTGGCCCAGTTCCGAGAGCGTGCTTGAGGCGGCGGGCCGGTGGGCCCAGCGCCAGGCGGCGGCCCAACCGGAGCTGGAGGGCGTGGGTGTCTTCGGCTCCTACGGGCGCGGCGATGCCGGTGTGGGCAGCGACCTGGATCTGCTGCTGGTGCTGCGGCAGTGCGAGCTGCCGATCTGGGAGAGGCTGCGGCCCTGGGACACGGCCGATCTTCCGCTGGCGACGGATCTGCTCGTCTACAGCCGCAAGGAGTGGGAAAGTCTCCCCCAATGGAACCCGAAGCTGGCGGCAACGCTTGAGCGGGACCTGCGCTGGCTGATCGCTCCGTAG